A portion of the Deinococcus peraridilitoris DSM 19664 genome contains these proteins:
- a CDS encoding c-type cytochrome: MMLGALLTVLILAALAVLLAPLRRPLVTLPEDSAREALEEDYRASLGALRELDEACARGEVESAAAERERRRLSHRAARTLSALEQLPPAPLAPSCSPLGPALLVLLGVTVLLALGSFTFLPRWQLAGLAPNEAFALRSALRIPDLAREAQRTGKPAAYLAWGQAAFNAARYDEAAQAYAAVLRQNPRQAEALRRLGMLLVQGGDKVEEGVAFVNAGAALDPKNDEGQLFLGFVLSRLGQDEEALKALERYRSLNPQGRDADDLVAAIRARRGSGDEGEATYRQLGCASCHGAEGRGGVGPSLRNSQLDRETSAQVIRRGAASMPAYGEAKLSEAQLRTLLDLLSRWQAERLP, from the coding sequence ATGATGCTGGGCGCGCTGCTCACCGTCCTGATCCTGGCAGCCCTGGCCGTGTTGCTGGCGCCGCTGCGCCGTCCCCTGGTTACGCTTCCCGAGGACAGCGCCCGCGAAGCCCTGGAGGAAGACTACCGCGCGTCGCTGGGCGCGCTGCGCGAGCTCGACGAAGCCTGCGCGCGCGGTGAAGTGGAGAGCGCTGCCGCCGAGCGTGAGCGGCGCCGACTCAGCCACCGTGCGGCCCGCACGCTGAGTGCGCTGGAACAACTTCCGCCCGCCCCGCTCGCCCCTTCATGCTCACCGCTGGGCCCGGCCCTGCTGGTCTTGCTGGGTGTCACGGTACTGCTGGCCCTGGGTTCGTTCACTTTTCTGCCTCGTTGGCAGCTGGCAGGACTGGCACCAAACGAAGCCTTCGCGCTGAGAAGTGCCTTGCGGATTCCAGACCTGGCACGTGAAGCCCAGCGCACTGGTAAACCCGCCGCTTACCTCGCGTGGGGACAGGCGGCGTTCAATGCGGCCCGGTACGATGAAGCCGCTCAGGCCTACGCGGCGGTGTTGCGACAAAATCCCCGGCAGGCTGAAGCGCTGCGTCGCCTGGGGATGTTGCTCGTGCAGGGAGGCGACAAAGTCGAGGAAGGCGTCGCCTTCGTAAACGCCGGGGCCGCGCTCGATCCCAAAAACGATGAGGGCCAGCTGTTTCTGGGCTTCGTGCTGTCCCGGCTGGGACAGGACGAGGAGGCCCTCAAAGCCCTGGAGCGCTACCGCAGCCTCAATCCGCAGGGTCGTGACGCCGACGATCTGGTGGCGGCCATTCGCGCCCGGCGCGGAAGCGGCGATGAGGGCGAAGCCACTTACCGGCAGCTTGGCTGCGCCTCCTGTCACGGCGCTGAAGGACGTGGAGGCGTAGGCCCCAGCCTGCGCAACTCCCAGCTGGACCGCGAAACCAGCGCGCAGGTCATCCGGCGCGGCGCGGCCTCGATGCCCGCGTATGGTGAGGCAAAACTCTCCGAAGCTCAGCTCAGGACCCTGCTGGATCTGCTTTCCCGCTGGCAGGCCGAGCGCCTGCCGTGA
- a CDS encoding cytochrome c-type biogenesis protein — MSTWWAGCLAVMVALLVTVAFSQETGSVQLSAAQEARALRLGDTLRCPVCRGVPITESPNELSAQMLRSVREQVAAGQSDAQIYAYFAVRFGENVLLDPPKQGLNLTLWALPALALAFGAVALIRYLRAAGRAPIDTPDDDLLSRVERDVEAGR, encoded by the coding sequence GTGAGCACGTGGTGGGCCGGCTGTCTGGCCGTGATGGTCGCGCTGCTGGTCACGGTGGCGTTCTCGCAGGAGACGGGAAGTGTTCAGTTGAGCGCCGCTCAGGAAGCGCGTGCCTTACGGCTGGGTGACACCCTGCGCTGCCCGGTCTGCCGGGGTGTGCCCATCACCGAGAGTCCCAACGAACTTTCGGCCCAGATGTTGCGAAGCGTACGCGAACAGGTTGCGGCGGGCCAGAGCGACGCGCAGATCTACGCTTACTTCGCCGTGCGGTTCGGAGAGAATGTCCTGCTCGACCCACCGAAGCAGGGCCTGAACCTGACCTTGTGGGCCTTGCCTGCGCTGGCGCTGGCGTTCGGCGCTGTTGCCCTGATCCGTTACCTGCGCGCGGCAGGCCGCGCGCCCATCGACACGCCGGACGATGACCTCCTCTCACGCGTCGAGCGGGACGTGGAGGCAGGGCGATGA
- a CDS encoding Rieske 2Fe-2S domain-containing protein: MPKLTRRQLLELWWVLPVTATLGTLGTMLHYAARIVLGNQRAGPTKYQGGPRVPIARLADLSGAFAAREFTYQGTPCIVMRLPEATPSSLKVESAHFAAWSRVCTHLGCSVNPLQDLEATALTYNYRPTHPVLGCPCHFSVFDPLRQGESVFGRAVLPLPRVQLEARAGTLYAVGIEPPPQAFVN, from the coding sequence ATGCCCAAGCTGACACGCCGACAATTGCTGGAACTGTGGTGGGTCCTGCCGGTCACTGCCACGCTGGGCACCCTGGGCACGATGCTGCACTATGCCGCGCGCATCGTGCTGGGCAACCAGCGGGCAGGGCCCACAAAGTACCAAGGTGGTCCGAGGGTGCCAATTGCACGCCTGGCAGACTTGTCCGGCGCTTTTGCCGCGCGTGAATTCACCTACCAGGGCACGCCGTGTATCGTCATGCGGCTTCCCGAGGCGACTCCCAGCAGTCTGAAGGTGGAAAGTGCGCACTTTGCGGCGTGGTCGCGGGTCTGCACCCACCTGGGGTGCAGTGTCAATCCGCTGCAGGACCTGGAAGCCACCGCGCTGACCTACAATTACCGCCCGACGCATCCTGTGCTGGGCTGCCCATGTCACTTCAGCGTGTTTGATCCACTGAGGCAGGGTGAAAGCGTCTTTGGCCGGGCGGTGCTGCCGCTGCCGCGGGTACAACTCGAAGCGCGCGCGGGAACGCTGTACGCAGTGGGCATCGAACCGCCGCCGCAGGCTTTTGTGAATTGA
- a CDS encoding TlpA family protein disulfide reductase, which yields MKRWIPPILAGLLVIVLAAALLRGSGDATGPLVGKTAPDFHLQTLDGGDVRLSDLRGRPVIVNFWASWCIPCREEAPLLREIAEQQAEGGLVIVGIMYQDREADARKFIEDYGLTFPSLIDKDLSTAIDYGVGAVPETFLIDRDGVVQRHLRQPLTRELLRDELPKIGVRL from the coding sequence GTGAAACGCTGGATACCTCCTATTCTTGCCGGTCTGCTGGTGATCGTCCTCGCGGCCGCGTTGCTGCGCGGGAGTGGTGACGCGACCGGTCCGCTGGTGGGCAAGACTGCCCCCGATTTTCATTTGCAGACTCTTGACGGCGGTGACGTGCGGCTGTCCGACCTGCGTGGCCGCCCGGTCATCGTGAACTTCTGGGCGTCGTGGTGCATTCCCTGCCGGGAAGAAGCTCCCCTGCTGCGCGAAATTGCCGAGCAACAGGCAGAAGGCGGCCTGGTGATCGTGGGCATCATGTACCAGGACCGCGAAGCCGACGCGCGCAAATTCATCGAGGATTACGGCCTGACGTTTCCCAGCCTGATCGACAAGGACCTCAGTACCGCCATCGATTACGGCGTGGGCGCCGTGCCGGAAACCTTTCTGATCGACCGTGACGGCGTCGTGCAGCGCCACCTGCGCCAGCCGCTCACCCGCGAACTTTTGCGCGACGAACTGCCCAAGATCGGGGTGCGGTTGTGA